One segment of Spiroplasma cantharicola DNA contains the following:
- the nadE gene encoding NAD(+) synthase has product MQLKEYIDYLVQWLQQEVKKANQKGVIVGISGGIDSAVVAAIAKKAFPNDYLTVWMPCNSSDLDEKCKLELIEKFDLKNVSVDLSKTFNVLSDSLNDSGIKQSKIALANSKARLRMTTLYSMAQTHNYLVLGTDNADEWHIGYFTKFGDGGVDLLPIVHLLKREVREAAKILGVPQSIINRAPTASLWEDQTDESEIGFSYDLIDDYISGKSVDKAVKDRVDYLHKISEHKRIGAPIPKNIR; this is encoded by the coding sequence ATGCAACTAAAAGAATATATAGATTATTTAGTACAATGATTACAACAAGAGGTAAAAAAAGCAAATCAAAAAGGAGTTATTGTAGGAATTAGTGGGGGAATTGATTCAGCTGTTGTTGCAGCTATTGCAAAAAAAGCTTTTCCAAATGACTATTTGACAGTTTGAATGCCATGTAACTCTAGTGATCTAGATGAAAAATGTAAGTTAGAACTAATTGAAAAATTTGATTTAAAAAATGTATCTGTTGATTTATCAAAAACTTTTAATGTTTTATCTGATTCATTAAATGATTCTGGAATTAAACAATCAAAAATTGCACTTGCAAATTCTAAAGCTAGATTAAGAATGACAACACTTTACTCAATGGCTCAAACTCATAATTACTTAGTTTTGGGAACGGATAATGCAGATGAATGGCATATAGGTTATTTCACAAAATTTGGTGATGGTGGAGTTGATTTACTTCCAATAGTTCATCTTTTAAAAAGAGAAGTTAGAGAGGCTGCAAAAATTTTAGGTGTTCCTCAATCAATTATAAATAGAGCACCAACTGCTAGTCTATGAGAAGACCAAACAGATGAATCTGAAATTGGCTTCAGTTATGACTTAATAGATGATTATATTAGCGGTAAATCAGTTGATAAAGCAGTAAAAGATAGAGTTGATTATTTACACAAAATTTCTGAAC